The following proteins are encoded in a genomic region of Spirosoma sp. SC4-14:
- a CDS encoding transposase — MTTGKSSNLGFLPAHKPKGRPGFHRLKTGCQWRELPTKQFFTDKVLSWNAVFYYHNKWSKANCWKAIWLNLLSKNLKHLDLSSVEFDGSHTPAKNGGMP, encoded by the coding sequence TTGACTACTGGCAAAAGCTCAAATCTTGGTTTCTTACCAGCCCACAAACCTAAAGGGCGACCCGGTTTCCATCGCTTAAAAACGGGGTGTCAATGGCGTGAGTTACCTACAAAACAGTTTTTCACAGATAAAGTCTTGAGTTGGAATGCGGTCTTTTACTATCATAATAAGTGGAGTAAGGCCAATTGCTGGAAGGCCATTTGGCTTAATTTGTTGAGCAAAAACCTGAAGCATTTAGACCTGTCGAGTGTCGAGTTTGACGGTAGTCATACACCTGCCAAAAACGGGGGGATGCCGTAG
- a CDS encoding IS110 family transposase codes for MFTCWQAILNLEILPHRKPKGPPRYNLLAVPVAEQETFISKTLQKTLKGNVKKSLTALKEEQKAVEAQIHDLIQADARLKELFDLMVSVPGVGPVIATELLLATNEMQAISDPKKLACHAGVAPFEYRSGSSIRGKTKVSHQARKRLKALVHLCTMSAIQVAGDLQDYYARKLQEGKPKMLVINAARNKLIHRVCAVVRRGEKYSDRRCGQKLYVSTCLSHRNRSDAFDNLRKWDCCLKSTCSHCQIRQNPFFNHSFVDDPHYYVYLKFALQNSHGFGDFSESLNRF; via the coding sequence TTGTTTACTTGTTGGCAAGCTATTCTAAATCTTGAAATCTTACCACACCGCAAACCTAAAGGGCCGCCCCGCTACAACCTGCTGGCGGTTCCGGTGGCCGAGCAAGAGACATTCATCAGCAAAACGCTCCAAAAGACCTTGAAAGGTAATGTCAAGAAGTCCTTGACTGCCCTTAAAGAGGAACAGAAAGCCGTCGAGGCACAAATTCACGACCTTATCCAGGCTGATGCTCGCTTAAAAGAGTTGTTCGATTTAATGGTCTCCGTGCCGGGCGTTGGCCCGGTGATCGCTACCGAACTCTTGTTAGCTACCAACGAGATGCAGGCCATCAGTGATCCTAAGAAGTTGGCTTGTCATGCTGGAGTAGCCCCTTTTGAGTACCGCTCAGGCAGTAGTATACGGGGCAAAACCAAAGTAAGCCATCAGGCGCGCAAGCGCCTGAAAGCGCTGGTTCACCTGTGTACGATGTCGGCCATCCAAGTGGCAGGCGACCTTCAGGATTATTATGCTCGCAAGCTCCAGGAGGGTAAGCCCAAGATGCTAGTGATCAATGCCGCCCGCAACAAGCTGATTCACCGGGTTTGTGCGGTGGTTCGTCGGGGTGAAAAATATTCGGACCGCCGATGCGGACAAAAATTATACGTTAGCACTTGCTTAAGCCATAGAAATCGGAGCGATGCATTCGACAATCTGCGTAAGTGGGACTGTTGTCTCAAATCCACGTGTTCCCACTGTCAGATACGGCAAAATCCATTTTTCAATCATAGCTTTGTCGATGATCCCCATTACTATGTGTATTTAAAGTTCGCGCTTCAAAATTCACACGGTTTTGGGGATTTTAGCGAAAGTTTAAACAGGTTCTAA
- a CDS encoding transposase, which produces MRQQLQQPINEQQGFIDPVLQRQLTKTCQASLKAINADLKNADKQIRELIQADDYLKALFDLVTSVPGVGDATATELLIATEEFKTIRDAKKLACHAGVAPFDRAACAVSIG; this is translated from the coding sequence GTGCGTCAGCAGTTACAGCAACCTATTAATGAACAACAAGGGTTTATTGACCCTGTTCTTCAACGACAACTCACTAAAACTTGCCAGGCTTCATTGAAGGCAATCAATGCCGATTTGAAAAACGCTGACAAGCAAATTCGAGAGCTCATTCAAGCAGATGATTATTTAAAAGCATTATTTGATTTAGTGACTTCTGTTCCTGGAGTTGGTGATGCGACAGCCACCGAATTGCTAATTGCCACCGAAGAATTTAAAACCATCCGTGATGCTAAGAAGCTTGCTTGCCATGCTGGTGTAGCTCCTTTCGACAGGGCCGCCTGTGCGGTATCGATCGGGTAG
- a CDS encoding transposase — MRYRSGSSVRGKTRVNEHARKRLKSLFHLGAMSAICVKGELQDYYRRKVAEGKNKIRTADAACT, encoded by the coding sequence GTGCGGTATCGATCGGGTAGTAGTGTTCGCGGTAAAACCCGCGTCAATGAGCACGCCCGAAAACGACTTAAAAGCTTATTTCATCTGGGGGCAATGTCAGCGATTTGTGTCAAAGGTGAACTGCAAGACTACTATCGGCGTAAAGTGGCCGAAGGCAAGAATAAAATTCGGACCGCCGATGCGGCTTGTACTTAA
- a CDS encoding transposase — MSDNQGLMLAMSTPQAGQHQDLFQIQVLFDGICSLLKEAGINLKGLFLNADAGFDSASFRTACEQEEILANVKENPRNSSNQDQRPYPTGTHIFDDDLYTDRSVIEHANAWMDGFKALLIRFEFSVKNWMSLHFIAFSVIFLRKINRKAKV; from the coding sequence ATGTCCGATAATCAAGGGCTTATGCTGGCCATGTCTACTCCTCAAGCAGGGCAACACCAGGATCTATTCCAAATTCAAGTACTATTTGATGGGATTTGTAGCCTGTTGAAAGAAGCAGGTATCAACTTGAAAGGCTTATTTCTCAATGCTGACGCTGGCTTTGATTCGGCTAGTTTCAGAACCGCCTGTGAGCAAGAAGAAATCCTGGCCAATGTGAAAGAGAATCCCAGAAATTCATCTAATCAAGACCAGAGGCCTTATCCAACCGGTACCCATATTTTCGATGACGACTTGTACACCGATCGTTCCGTGATTGAACATGCTAATGCTTGGATGGACGGCTTCAAAGCTCTTTTGATCCGGTTTGAGTTTTCAGTCAAAAACTGGATGAGTCTACATTTTATTGCATTCTCAGTCATTTTCTTGCGAAAAATCAACCGTAAAGCGAAAGTTTAA
- a CDS encoding transposase, with the protein MSTRFYIGVDVSKATLDWAVTDGKSIVLQTQTANSEAGIKVALKVIKALPDFIISESVCCMEHTGVYCTHLLSSLYKVHLPLWLESSLQIKKAGGLQRGKNDAIDAVRIADRAAGAVCFPFS; encoded by the coding sequence ATGTCTACTCGCTTTTACATTGGCGTTGATGTCTCGAAAGCCACCCTCGACTGGGCTGTCACAGACGGCAAGTCTATTGTTCTGCAAACTCAGACAGCTAATTCCGAAGCAGGCATCAAAGTGGCTCTCAAAGTCATCAAAGCCTTGCCTGATTTTATCATCTCGGAGTCGGTTTGTTGCATGGAGCATACGGGAGTGTATTGCACTCACCTTTTATCTTCCCTTTACAAAGTTCACCTCCCCCTCTGGTTAGAAAGTAGTTTACAGATCAAGAAAGCAGGCGGTTTGCAACGGGGTAAGAACGATGCAATTGATGCGGTTCGAATCGCTGACCGGGCCGCCGGTGCGGTATGCTTTCCGTTTTCGTGA
- a CDS encoding IS110 family transposase — protein MLWTFATAPAARFIGIDIAKDTLDWAVYTQKGGFLLNIHTENTLKGIKSALTQLKALAGWNPTQAVFCMEHTARISMGYTSVGI, from the coding sequence TTGTTATGGACTTTTGCTACCGCCCCGGCGGCCCGGTTCATTGGCATCGACATTGCCAAAGACACTTTGGACTGGGCGGTGTACACCCAGAAAGGCGGCTTCTTGCTTAATATCCACACCGAAAACACCCTCAAAGGCATCAAGTCGGCATTGACTCAGTTGAAGGCTCTGGCAGGCTGGAACCCTACTCAGGCCGTTTTCTGTATGGAGCATACGGCACGGATTTCCATGGGTTATACAAGCGTGGGTATATAG
- a CDS encoding DUF2141 domain-containing protein, whose product MLILLSVLSFFLANEDPTKSPKKTSLKVDVHNVRTSQGAVYVALFRADNSFPDGKPMDGRRLDAIEKRVEATFSVEPGDYAIAVFHDENGNGKLDKRIFGIPKEPYGFSNNFRPTMSAPKFKDCKFTVGEGGKTISIKLD is encoded by the coding sequence ATGCTCATTTTGCTTTCAGTACTTAGCTTCTTTCTGGCCAACGAAGACCCAACAAAATCGCCAAAAAAAACCAGCTTAAAAGTTGATGTACACAATGTTCGTACATCACAGGGGGCCGTTTATGTTGCCTTATTCCGTGCTGACAATAGTTTTCCTGATGGAAAGCCAATGGACGGGAGGAGACTCGATGCTATTGAAAAACGCGTGGAAGCTACATTTTCGGTTGAACCGGGCGATTATGCCATAGCTGTTTTTCATGATGAAAATGGCAATGGGAAATTAGACAAACGGATTTTCGGAATCCCGAAAGAGCCATATGGGTTCAGCAATAATTTTCGCCCAACCATGTCGGCACCAAAATTCAAGGATTGTAAATTCACTGTTGGTGAAGGGGGCAAGACAATCAGTATTAAATTAGATTAG